The Euphorbia lathyris chromosome 8, ddEupLath1.1, whole genome shotgun sequence genome has a window encoding:
- the LOC136202910 gene encoding cytochrome B5-like protein: protein MVIAVVALILCVLLGGFLLSPRHLKSAQRDNTHSYATVKKVSQVYTKSEVSLHNKRTDCWVIIKEKVYDITSYVEEHPGGDAILNHAGDDSTEGFYGPQHATRVFDMIDDFYIGELEK, encoded by the exons ATGGTGATAGCTGTGGTGGCATTGATATTGTGCGTCTTATTGGGAGGTTTTCTTTTGAGTCCTAGACACCTTAAATCTG CTCAAAGAGATAACACTCATTCATATGCTACCGTCAAGAAG GTATCCCAAGTTTACACTAAATCTGAAGTATCATTGCATAATAAGAGAACTGATTGTTGGGTTATCATCAAGGAAAAG GTATATGATATAACATCTTATGTAGAAGAACATCCAGGTGGCGACGCCATTCTAAATCATGCCGGTGATGATTCAACCGAAGGATTTTATGG GCCACAACATGCTACTCGAGTTTTCGACATGATCGATGATTTCTACATCGGAGAGCTAGAGAAGTAG
- the LOC136202051 gene encoding senescence/dehydration-associated protein At4g35985, chloroplastic-like isoform X2, with product MGCFRPKRNSPMKSESTFQSNPEPKNLKQQLLLQIPSCKVHLMEAGEAIELANGNFNLLQIFDDNVSLATIVQIGDYSELQWPLTKDEPVVKLDGLNYLFSLPMNDGDPLSYGVSFMEQWSGNLGLLDSFLAEHSCFSVSNCKSRRNVEWKEFAPKVEDYNNVLAKAIAGGTGQVVKGIFMCSNAYTNQVHKGGEMILSRATDEKNGRTSMEKTRNRNTGASKNNKVNKSLKRVRRLSNMTEKLSKTMLNGVGIASGSVMAPLVKSQAGKKFLSMVPGEVLLASLDAVNLEKVQGRLLRMCLQQLGTVVVLLGIYSR from the exons ATGGGCTGTTTCAGGCCAAAAAGAAACTCTCCCATGAAATCAGAATCCACATTTCAATCAAACCCAGAACCCAAAAATCTAAAACAACAACTTCTCCTCCAAATCCCATCATGCAAAGTTCATCTAATGGAAGCAGGAGAAGCCATAGAACTTGCAAATGGCAACTTCAATCTTCTCCAAATCTTCGACGACAATGTCTCTCTCGCTACAATTGTTCAAATTGGGGATTACAGTGAACTTCAATGGCCATTAACAAAAGATGAACCGGTGGTTAAACTTGATGGTTTAAACTACTTGTTCTCTTTGCCTATGAATGATGGAGATCCTTTGAGCTATGGGGTTAGTTTTATGGAGCAGTGGAGTGGGAATTTGGGGTTGCTGGATTCATTTCTCGCGGAGCACTCGTGCTTTTCTGTGAGTAATTGTAAGAGTAGGAGGAATGTTGAGTGGAAAGAGTTTGCTCCAAAAGTTGAAGATTATAATAATGTTTTAGCTAAGGCTATTGCTGGTGGAACTGGTCAGGTTGTTAAGGGCATTTTTATGTGTAGCAATGCTTACACCAATCAG GTCCATAAAGGAGGGGAGATGATTTTAAGCCGTGCAACTGACGAGAAAAATGGTAGGACATCTATGGAAAAGACCAGAAACAGAAACACTGGGGCCTCAAAGAACAACAAAGTCAACAAAAGCTTGAAACG TGTGAGAAGGCTGTCGAATATGAcagagaagctgagtaaaactaTGCTTAATGGTGTGGGGATTGCTTCTGGTTCAGTAATGGCTCCACTGGTTAAATCACAAGCAGGGAAGAAATTTTTGTCTATGGTTCCTGGAGAAGTCCTATTAGCCTCTCTTGATGCTGTTA ATTTGGAGAAAGTGCAGGGGAGGCTACTGAGGATGTGTTTGCAACAGCTGGGCACTGTTGTGGTACTGCTTGGAATATATTCAAGATAA
- the LOC136202051 gene encoding senescence/dehydration-associated protein At4g35985, chloroplastic-like isoform X1, with translation MGCFRPKRNSPMKSESTFQSNPEPKNLKQQLLLQIPSCKVHLMEAGEAIELANGNFNLLQIFDDNVSLATIVQIGDYSELQWPLTKDEPVVKLDGLNYLFSLPMNDGDPLSYGVSFMEQWSGNLGLLDSFLAEHSCFSVSNCKSRRNVEWKEFAPKVEDYNNVLAKAIAGGTGQVVKGIFMCSNAYTNQVHKGGEMILSRATDEKNGRTSMEKTRNRNTGASKNNKVNKSLKRVRRLSNMTEKLSKTMLNGVGIASGSVMAPLVKSQAGKKFLSMVPGEVLLASLDAVNKVLDAAEVAEKRAISATSKATTRMVSNRFGESAGEATEDVFATAGHCCGTAWNIFKIRKAINPASSVSAGMLRNSANTNKFKR, from the exons ATGGGCTGTTTCAGGCCAAAAAGAAACTCTCCCATGAAATCAGAATCCACATTTCAATCAAACCCAGAACCCAAAAATCTAAAACAACAACTTCTCCTCCAAATCCCATCATGCAAAGTTCATCTAATGGAAGCAGGAGAAGCCATAGAACTTGCAAATGGCAACTTCAATCTTCTCCAAATCTTCGACGACAATGTCTCTCTCGCTACAATTGTTCAAATTGGGGATTACAGTGAACTTCAATGGCCATTAACAAAAGATGAACCGGTGGTTAAACTTGATGGTTTAAACTACTTGTTCTCTTTGCCTATGAATGATGGAGATCCTTTGAGCTATGGGGTTAGTTTTATGGAGCAGTGGAGTGGGAATTTGGGGTTGCTGGATTCATTTCTCGCGGAGCACTCGTGCTTTTCTGTGAGTAATTGTAAGAGTAGGAGGAATGTTGAGTGGAAAGAGTTTGCTCCAAAAGTTGAAGATTATAATAATGTTTTAGCTAAGGCTATTGCTGGTGGAACTGGTCAGGTTGTTAAGGGCATTTTTATGTGTAGCAATGCTTACACCAATCAG GTCCATAAAGGAGGGGAGATGATTTTAAGCCGTGCAACTGACGAGAAAAATGGTAGGACATCTATGGAAAAGACCAGAAACAGAAACACTGGGGCCTCAAAGAACAACAAAGTCAACAAAAGCTTGAAACG TGTGAGAAGGCTGTCGAATATGAcagagaagctgagtaaaactaTGCTTAATGGTGTGGGGATTGCTTCTGGTTCAGTAATGGCTCCACTGGTTAAATCACAAGCAGGGAAGAAATTTTTGTCTATGGTTCCTGGAGAAGTCCTATTAGCCTCTCTTGATGCTGTTA ACAAAGTTCTAGATGCAGCTGAAGTTGCTGAAAAAAGAGCTATATCTGCAACCTCAAAGGCTACAACTAGAATGGTCTCTAATAG ATTTGGAGAAAGTGCAGGGGAGGCTACTGAGGATGTGTTTGCAACAGCTGGGCACTGTTGTGGTACTGCTTGGAATATATTCAAGATAAGAAAAGCCATTAATCCTGCTTCATCTGTCTCTGCTGGAATGCTCAGAAATTCAGCAAACACCAATAAATTTAAAAGatga
- the LOC136204069 gene encoding tRNA A64-2'-O-ribosylphosphate transferase isoform X1, whose protein sequence is MDTERKNSIYRAARTIKRRENTLYNALRSIYEDSIFVGEISQLWPDLPLLANLRCGLWYSSKFYATCYFKSTDGHTNNWSFNTSRLNLHVAQLAGQKRGCFIIDSTRKGKRFPDSMSKTIPIWACVLNRSILNYKKKLRDNEMTMHKEADASSCAQYTSLDSDNWDCSLHLPLWVPDTEKSAIEDRLEQWAKELEDSGADIASIALSLEKPLRPLWISQKTVIWLNEVPDHDSWDFTPIILVSASSPSGIYQHRTTSEFSWNYIPGAGDDEESWARGLSPSLFWNNVYDLIGSEPGLCNQKVADIVEKDRVYRSHRGQNAPQVTLKSPKMIDRGIDPSQIDYSLSLDVDNSNSSLSSSEIDEKLYWLGSTNLAVGSTQLAIDVSNADCVLNCDQQSINVSLEESEAYLHLPMMSSKLDRFSILNNLPAAVRFAKANLRKGNRLLVCCQNGEDISVCVCLAILTSLFNDEGTFDDGKPFSNTDITKWEMRRRLVFICKFAVNARPSRGNLKQVFAFLSEQRSPPSTSPCSGDK, encoded by the exons ATGGACACCGAGAGAAAAAATAGCATATACAGAGCTGCGAGAACCATAAAACGAAGAGAGAACACTCTTTACAACGCTTTGAGATCCATATACGAAGACTCGATTTTTGTGGGGGAGATATCACAGCTATGGCCAGACCTTCCTCTTCTCGCCAACCTCCGTTGCGGCCTCTGGTATTCGTCCAAATTCTATGCCACTTGTTACTTCAAATCCACCGACGGCCACACTAATAATTGGTCCTTTAACACCTCTCGCCTCAACCTCCATGTCGCCCAGCTTGCTG GACAGAAAAGAGGATGCTTTATTATTGACTCCACTCGGAAAGGGAAGCGATTTCCTGATAGCATGTCAAAAACAATACCGATTTGGGCTTGTGTTTTGAATCGCTCGATTCTTAATTATAAGAAAAAATTGCGTGATAATGAGATGACAATGCACAAG GAGGCAGATGCATCTAGTTGTGCACAATATACAAGCCTGGACTCTGATAATTGGGATTGTTCTTTGCATCTTCCCCTTTGGGTTCCTGATACTGAGAAATCAGCTATTGAGGATCGTTTGGAGCAATGGGCTAAAGAGTTGGAAGATAGTGGGGCTGATATTGCTTCTATTGCATTAAGCTTGGAAAAACCTCTACGGCCTCTATGGATATCCCAAAAGACTGTTATTTGGTTGAATGAAGTACCAGATCATGATTCTTGGGATTTCACTCCTATTATTCTTGTTTCAGCCTCTTCTCCAAGTGGCATTTATCAACATCGAACTACCTCTGAGTTTAGTTGGAATTATATACCTGGAGCTGGAGATGATGAAGAAAGTTGGGCGAGGGGTCTCTCGCCCAGCCTTTTCTGGAATAATGTCTATGATCTAATAGGTTCTGAACCTGGTCTATGCAACCAGAAGGTAGCAGATATTGTTGAGAAGGACAGGGTATATCGTTCTCATAGGGGACAGAATGCTCCTCAGGTGACTCTGAAGTCCCCGAAGATGATAGATAGGGGAATTGATCCATCTCAAATAGATTATTCATTGTCTTTGGATGTCGATAACAGTAATAGTAGTTTGAGCTCTTCTGAAATTGATGAAAAATTATACTGGCTAGGCTCAACTAATCTTGCTGTCGGCTCAACTCAATTAG CTATAGATGTGTCTAATGCTGATTGCGTTTTGAACTGTGATCAACAATCCATCAATGTCTCTTTAGAAGAGAGTGAAGCATATCTGCACCTTCCTATGATG AGCTCCAAATTGGACcgattttccatattaaacAATCTCCCTGCTGCTGTGAGATTCGCGAAGGCGAATTTGAGAAAAGGGAATAGACTTCTAGTTTGTTGTCAAAATG GGGAAGATATCAGTGTGTGTGTTTGTCTAGCAATTCTAACATCATTATTTAATGATGAAG GGACCTTTGATGATGGAAAACCTTTCAGCAATACAGATATTACAAAGTGGGAGATGAGACGGCGACTtgtatttatatgtaaatttgcaGTAAATGCTCGACCATCCAGAGGAAATTTGAAACAAGTGTTCGCGTTTCTTAGTGAACAAAGGTCGCCCCCTTCGACTTCACCTTGCAGTGGTGACAAATAG
- the LOC136204069 gene encoding tRNA A64-2'-O-ribosylphosphate transferase isoform X2 has translation MPLVTSNPPTATLIIGPLTPLASTSMSPSLLKRGCFIIDSTRKGKRFPDSMSKTIPIWACVLNRSILNYKKKLRDNEMTMHKEADASSCAQYTSLDSDNWDCSLHLPLWVPDTEKSAIEDRLEQWAKELEDSGADIASIALSLEKPLRPLWISQKTVIWLNEVPDHDSWDFTPIILVSASSPSGIYQHRTTSEFSWNYIPGAGDDEESWARGLSPSLFWNNVYDLIGSEPGLCNQKVADIVEKDRVYRSHRGQNAPQVTLKSPKMIDRGIDPSQIDYSLSLDVDNSNSSLSSSEIDEKLYWLGSTNLAVGSTQLAIDVSNADCVLNCDQQSINVSLEESEAYLHLPMMSSKLDRFSILNNLPAAVRFAKANLRKGNRLLVCCQNGEDISVCVCLAILTSLFNDEGTFDDGKPFSNTDITKWEMRRRLVFICKFAVNARPSRGNLKQVFAFLSEQRSPPSTSPCSGDK, from the exons ATGCCACTTGTTACTTCAAATCCACCGACGGCCACACTAATAATTGGTCCTTTAACACCTCTCGCCTCAACCTCCATGTCGCCCAGCTTGCTG AAAAGAGGATGCTTTATTATTGACTCCACTCGGAAAGGGAAGCGATTTCCTGATAGCATGTCAAAAACAATACCGATTTGGGCTTGTGTTTTGAATCGCTCGATTCTTAATTATAAGAAAAAATTGCGTGATAATGAGATGACAATGCACAAG GAGGCAGATGCATCTAGTTGTGCACAATATACAAGCCTGGACTCTGATAATTGGGATTGTTCTTTGCATCTTCCCCTTTGGGTTCCTGATACTGAGAAATCAGCTATTGAGGATCGTTTGGAGCAATGGGCTAAAGAGTTGGAAGATAGTGGGGCTGATATTGCTTCTATTGCATTAAGCTTGGAAAAACCTCTACGGCCTCTATGGATATCCCAAAAGACTGTTATTTGGTTGAATGAAGTACCAGATCATGATTCTTGGGATTTCACTCCTATTATTCTTGTTTCAGCCTCTTCTCCAAGTGGCATTTATCAACATCGAACTACCTCTGAGTTTAGTTGGAATTATATACCTGGAGCTGGAGATGATGAAGAAAGTTGGGCGAGGGGTCTCTCGCCCAGCCTTTTCTGGAATAATGTCTATGATCTAATAGGTTCTGAACCTGGTCTATGCAACCAGAAGGTAGCAGATATTGTTGAGAAGGACAGGGTATATCGTTCTCATAGGGGACAGAATGCTCCTCAGGTGACTCTGAAGTCCCCGAAGATGATAGATAGGGGAATTGATCCATCTCAAATAGATTATTCATTGTCTTTGGATGTCGATAACAGTAATAGTAGTTTGAGCTCTTCTGAAATTGATGAAAAATTATACTGGCTAGGCTCAACTAATCTTGCTGTCGGCTCAACTCAATTAG CTATAGATGTGTCTAATGCTGATTGCGTTTTGAACTGTGATCAACAATCCATCAATGTCTCTTTAGAAGAGAGTGAAGCATATCTGCACCTTCCTATGATG AGCTCCAAATTGGACcgattttccatattaaacAATCTCCCTGCTGCTGTGAGATTCGCGAAGGCGAATTTGAGAAAAGGGAATAGACTTCTAGTTTGTTGTCAAAATG GGGAAGATATCAGTGTGTGTGTTTGTCTAGCAATTCTAACATCATTATTTAATGATGAAG GGACCTTTGATGATGGAAAACCTTTCAGCAATACAGATATTACAAAGTGGGAGATGAGACGGCGACTtgtatttatatgtaaatttgcaGTAAATGCTCGACCATCCAGAGGAAATTTGAAACAAGTGTTCGCGTTTCTTAGTGAACAAAGGTCGCCCCCTTCGACTTCACCTTGCAGTGGTGACAAATAG